One window of Ziziphus jujuba cultivar Dongzao chromosome 5, ASM3175591v1 genomic DNA carries:
- the LOC132803764 gene encoding UPF0481 protein At3g47200-like, which translates to MDRNSHHVDVVKLIRDELKEVPQIPECCIYRVPFRLKSGPFREGKEEVYIPKVVSIGPLHHGNKGLEKMEEKKMIYLKDFLERNDVSLEHCVDTVEESLGKIRKCYEESLGYKENEHELVKIILVDAVFVIETLLKCRYENFRDDNDRMFRPFVLPDVRTEFLLLENQLPFFILKELFKFTKDINISLIDFCFSFLSSCYIFYQWPEEEYMEQIKDTYEPKHLVDLLWKISAPLVPHEGESCESVLIPSATQLHQAGAKLKKGSAKLKKGSAKNLLDIHFENGTLTIPKLLIDDGTKIILRNLIAFEQCHNSKINYVTVYITFMDSIIDTPKDVDLLVQEGIIENWLGDSSEVSSLINRLGEGIHVSIDLYHAQLAKNINSYCKNPWHSWKANLKQNYFNTPWVIISFLAALVLIVLTIIQTVYSIIST; encoded by the coding sequence ATGGACAGAAACAGTCATCACGTTGACGTAGTCAAGTTGATCCGAGATGAATTGAAGGAAGTGCCTCAGATTCCCGAGTGTTGTATCTATAGAGTTCCTTTTCGACTTAAGAGTGGCCCATTTAGGGAGGGGAAAGAGGAAGTTTACATTCCCAAGGTAGTTTCTATTGGTCCACTTCACCATGGCAATAAAGGCTTAGAAAAgatggaagaaaagaaaatgatttatcTAAAAGATTTTCTTGAACGGAACGATGTAAGTTTGGAGCACTGTGTTGATACTGTAGAGGAAAGCCTGGGAAAGATACGTAAATGTTACGAAGAAAGTCTTGGGTACAAAGAAAATGAACATGAACTTGTGAAGATCATTCTAGTGGATGCTGTTTTTGTTATCGAGACTTTATTGAAATGTCGGTACGAAAATTTTCGAGATGATAACGACAGAATGTTTAGACCATTTGTTTTACCGGATGTCAGGACTGAATTTCTGCTGCTTGAAAATCAGTTGCCCTTCTTCATCCTTAAGGAGCTCTTTAAATTCACGAAGGACATTAATATTTCGCTGATTGAtttttgcttctctttcttATCAAGTTGTTATATTTTTTACCAATGGCCAGAAGAAGAATATATGGAACAAATAAAAGATACGTATGAACCAAAGCATTTAGTTGATCTCCTCTGGAAAATTTCTGCACCATTGGTTCCACATGAAGGAGAATCTTGTGAATCTGTACTCATTCCTAGTGCAACTCAACTACATCAGGCAGGAGCTAAGCTTAAAAAAGGATCAGCTAAGCTTAAAAAAGGATCAGCTAAAAACTTATTGGACATACACTTCGAGAATGGGACTTTAACAATCCCAAAATTGTTAATTGATGACggtacaaaaataatattaagaaatctAATTGCCTTTGAGCAATGCCATAATAGCAAGATCAATTACGTAACTGTTTACATAACATTCATGGATTCCATCATTGACACTCCAAAGGATGTGGATTTGCTTGTTCAGGAAGGAATTATTGAAAATTGGCTAGGTGACAGCAGCGAAGTGTCTAGCTTAATCAACAGATTAGGAGAAGGGATCCATGTCTCCATCGATTTATATCATGCTCAACTTGCCAAAAATATCAACTCGTACTGCAAAAACCCATGGCATAGTTGGAAAGCaaacttaaaacaaaattatttcaaCACGCCATGGGTAATCATTTCTTTCTTGGCTGCTCTTGTTCTAATCGTGCTCACCATTATACAGACAGTATATTCTATCATCTCTACTTAA